A stretch of the bacterium genome encodes the following:
- the rplM gene encoding 50S ribosomal protein L13 — protein sequence MEQKKKEKQVKSNVLNKTRVKKQVTSKPINWYLVNAQGSILGKVAAKVASILLDKNDPKRKSYEIPQSRVVIINAGKVEVSGRKEENKKYYRYSGYPSGLRERTLAQLRSQKPEEIINHAVFGMLPKNRMGKSLRRHLFIYSGSSHPHEAQKFETLEV from the coding sequence ATGGAACAAAAAAAGAAAGAAAAACAAGTAAAAAGTAACGTTTTAAACAAAACGAGAGTTAAGAAGCAAGTAACCAGCAAACCAATAAACTGGTATTTGGTTAATGCTCAAGGAAGCATTTTGGGTAAAGTAGCGGCCAAAGTCGCCAGTATCCTTTTGGACAAAAACGACCCAAAGCGAAAAAGCTATGAAATCCCACAATCCAGAGTCGTGATCATCAATGCCGGAAAAGTTGAAGTCAGCGGTCGAAAAGAAGAAAACAAAAAGTACTATCGTTACTCCGGCTACCCCTCAGGATTGAGAGAAAGGACCCTAGCTCAATTGAGAAGTCAAAAACCTGAGGAGATAATTAATCACGCAGTTTTTGGTATGCTACCAAAAAACAGAATGGGCAAATCTTTGCGAAGACATCTGTTTATCTACTCTGGATCTAGTCATCCACACGAGGCGCAAAAATTTGAAACACTTGAGGTTTAA
- the rplX gene encoding 50S ribosomal protein L24 has translation MKIKRGDNVIVTLGKDKGKTGKVEKVFTSEAKVAVAGINMYKKHLKSRKGVAQAGIVDIIKPLAISNVALVCPKCNLPTRVSFEVKGKEKLRICKKCKQSF, from the coding sequence ATGAAAATTAAAAGAGGTGACAATGTAATAGTTACTTTGGGAAAAGATAAAGGCAAGACTGGTAAAGTCGAGAAAGTTTTTACCTCTGAAGCCAAAGTAGCTGTTGCCGGTATCAATATGTACAAAAAACATTTGAAATCAAGAAAAGGCGTTGCGCAGGCTGGAATAGTTGATATCATCAAACCCTTGGCAATAAGTAATGTAGCTTTGGTTTGCCCTAAGTGCAATTTGCCTACCAGAGTCAGTTTTGAAGTAAAGGGGAAAGAAAAATTGCGAATTTGCAAAAAATGTAAACAGAGTTTTTAA
- the rplR gene encoding 50S ribosomal protein L18, with protein MRSKIVRKLKRKTAIRAKISGTALVPRLNVFRSNTHIYASLIDDTVGKTLLSVGDRVLKEGKNQKKTEKAFAAGKLLAEKALKEKIKKVVFDRSGYLYHGRVKALAEGAREGGLEF; from the coding sequence ATGAGAAGCAAAATTGTCAGAAAATTAAAGAGAAAGACAGCTATCAGGGCAAAGATTTCTGGAACCGCCCTGGTACCAAGGTTGAATGTTTTTCGTTCCAACACACATATTTACGCCTCGTTAATCGACGATACCGTTGGAAAAACACTACTTTCAGTTGGAGATAGGGTCTTAAAAGAAGGGAAAAACCAGAAAAAAACTGAAAAGGCCTTTGCTGCTGGAAAGCTTCTTGCTGAAAAAGCTTTGAAGGAAAAGATCAAAAAAGTAGTTTTTGATCGCTCGGGATATCTTTATCATGGTCGGGTAAAAGCTTTGGCAGAAGGAGCCCGTGAAGGAGGGCTTGAATTTTAA
- the rpsK gene encoding 30S ribosomal protein S11, with translation MAKAKERKQVGSAKVFISASFNNTLVTVTDMTGNTIAWSSAGASGFKGARKSTPYAASTAVENLSRKLNEAGVRDVEVYVKGPGAGRDAAIRALRNSGLAIKAIADVTPIPHNGPKPRKRRRV, from the coding sequence ATGGCAAAAGCAAAAGAAAGAAAACAAGTCGGTTCAGCCAAAGTTTTTATCAGTGCCAGTTTTAACAACACTCTGGTGACTGTCACTGATATGACCGGAAACACTATCGCCTGGAGTAGTGCCGGGGCGTCAGGCTTTAAAGGAGCGCGAAAATCAACTCCTTATGCTGCTTCAACCGCGGTCGAGAATTTGAGTAGAAAACTAAACGAGGCAGGGGTTAGAGACGTTGAAGTTTATGTCAAGGGACCAGGAGCGGGCCGGGATGCAGCGATCAGGGCTTTGCGCAATAGTGGTTTGGCGATCAAAGCAATTGCCGATGTCACTCCGATACCGCACAATGGACCAAAACCAAGAAAGAGACGTAGGGTTTAA
- a CDS encoding nucleoside monophosphate kinase codes for MNIFLFGAQGAGKSTIGKYLAGKLKVPFIATGDIFRQLREEDSETGRRVKSLYDRGGLSPDDLTMQIVNKRINESDTEKGFILDGAPRNLVQEGLMSKQPDLIIMVSLSETEALKRMLDRGRVDDTEEGIKKRLGWYKEKVTPVIELYKNRGVKFFEVDNTPAEAEVEKVLDGLFEN; via the coding sequence ATGAATATTTTTCTCTTTGGCGCTCAGGGAGCCGGAAAGAGTACAATCGGAAAATATTTGGCAGGAAAGTTAAAAGTACCTTTTATTGCGACTGGAGATATTTTTCGACAACTCCGAGAGGAAGATTCTGAAACAGGAAGGCGCGTTAAAAGTCTTTATGATCGGGGTGGGCTGTCTCCTGATGATTTAACTATGCAGATCGTTAACAAAAGAATAAATGAATCAGATACGGAAAAGGGTTTTATTCTCGACGGCGCGCCGAGAAACCTGGTTCAAGAAGGGCTGATGAGCAAGCAACCAGACCTGATCATCATGGTTAGCCTTTCTGAAACAGAAGCACTCAAGCGCATGTTGGATAGAGGTCGTGTTGATGATACTGAAGAGGGTATCAAAAAGAGGTTGGGTTGGTACAAAGAAAAAGTGACTCCAGTCATCGAACTTTACAAAAATCGCGGAGTGAAATTTTTTGAAGTAGACAACACTCCAGCAGAAGCAGAAGTAGAAAAGGTTTTGGATGGCTTATTTGAAAACTAA
- the rpsH gene encoding 30S ribosomal protein S8, with translation MSRDIIGDMLTAIRNGYSASKEEVVVPHSKLREEVAKKLVGLGYLTGVQVNKEGKFKELDLQLKYEDGKPVLTKIRRVSRPGLRTYRGKKEIKKVLSGLGFSIMSTPKGILSGAEARKMGIGGEVICEGW, from the coding sequence ATGAGCAGAGATATTATTGGAGATATGCTGACAGCGATCCGCAACGGGTATTCTGCCTCTAAAGAAGAGGTGGTGGTACCGCATTCAAAACTGCGCGAGGAAGTTGCCAAGAAATTGGTAGGGTTGGGGTATTTGACTGGGGTCCAGGTAAATAAGGAAGGTAAGTTTAAAGAACTCGATCTTCAACTTAAATACGAAGACGGAAAACCTGTTCTGACCAAAATCAGAAGAGTTTCAAGACCAGGTTTAAGAACCTATCGAGGCAAAAAAGAGATTAAAAAAGTTTTGAGTGGCCTGGGATTTTCTATCATGAGTACCCCAAAAGGTATTTTGTCTGGAGCGGAAGCGCGAAAGATGGGTATCGGGGGAGAAGTAATTTGTGAGGGTTGGTAA
- a CDS encoding DNA-directed RNA polymerase subunit alpha, translating to MVDQVKIHQEGGSKDGSIVVEPLPQGYGMTLGNSLRRILLSSLPGGAITQVKIAGVAHEYSTIKGVKEDVVEILLNLKKIRLQIDSDKPVKLTLEVKGPKDITAADIKLPAGVKITNPDQHIASLSDTKSKVEMDLTAEKGIGYVPVEDRRSLGIGTIPLDATFTPVSKVNYKVEATRVGQITNFDKLTLNVATDGTVSPAEAVKEAAKILTSYFNVLVEQKKSAKKEKESAPKPKIDQEALIEELELSTRITNSLKNADINTVGQLIETPKEELVKLKNMGAKSISDIEQRLKEKGF from the coding sequence ATGGTAGACCAAGTTAAAATTCACCAAGAAGGTGGTAGCAAAGACGGCTCAATCGTTGTCGAGCCACTTCCACAAGGTTATGGTATGACCTTGGGTAACTCTTTGCGTCGTATCCTGCTTTCCTCGCTTCCCGGTGGGGCGATTACTCAAGTAAAAATAGCTGGTGTTGCCCATGAGTATTCGACTATCAAGGGTGTTAAGGAGGATGTAGTTGAGATACTTTTGAACTTAAAGAAAATCCGTTTGCAGATAGATTCCGACAAGCCAGTCAAGCTCACTTTGGAAGTAAAAGGACCCAAGGATATTACTGCTGCCGATATTAAATTACCGGCGGGAGTAAAAATTACCAACCCCGATCAACACATCGCCTCACTTTCGGATACCAAATCCAAAGTTGAGATGGATCTGACAGCTGAAAAGGGAATTGGTTACGTTCCGGTTGAGGATCGAAGGTCTTTGGGTATTGGCACCATTCCTTTGGACGCAACCTTTACTCCAGTAAGCAAGGTAAATTACAAAGTTGAGGCCACTCGTGTCGGACAAATTACCAATTTTGACAAACTGACCTTGAATGTCGCCACAGACGGAACTGTAAGCCCGGCAGAGGCAGTGAAAGAAGCTGCGAAAATCCTGACCAGCTACTTCAATGTTTTGGTTGAACAGAAGAAAAGTGCTAAAAAAGAAAAAGAATCTGCACCGAAACCAAAAATTGATCAAGAAGCTTTGATTGAAGAGCTAGAGCTTTCGACCCGAATTACGAATTCGTTGAAAAATGCCGATATTAATACTGTCGGCCAGCTCATTGAAACCCCCAAAGAAGAGTTGGTTAAACTCAAAAATATGGGCGCAAAATCAATCAGCGACATTGAACAAAGACTTAAAGAAAAGGGATTCTAA
- the rpmJ gene encoding 50S ribosomal protein L36, with amino-acid sequence MKVQASIKKRCINCKIVKRRGTLFVICVNPRHKQRQG; translated from the coding sequence GTGAAAGTGCAAGCATCAATAAAAAAACGTTGTATAAACTGTAAAATTGTAAAGCGTAGAGGAACGCTTTTTGTTATTTGTGTAAACCCTCGTCACAAACAACGACAGGGCTAA
- the rplO gene encoding 50S ribosomal protein L15, which translates to MKMHELGKVVSKRAKKVGRGESSGKGKTSGRGMKGQKARGKLPLSFEGGQLPIIKRLPFQRGVGNKRPGSKLAVSLSSLEIFNSGDSVNLDSLVEKKIISASDATKKIKIVAGKISKALNIQLPTTQSAKKEIEKSKGKVEHV; encoded by the coding sequence ATGAAAATGCATGAACTGGGAAAAGTAGTTTCCAAAAGAGCCAAAAAAGTGGGTCGTGGAGAGTCCTCGGGAAAAGGAAAAACCTCTGGTCGAGGAATGAAAGGGCAAAAAGCCCGGGGCAAACTACCGCTAAGTTTTGAGGGTGGTCAATTGCCAATCATCAAACGTCTGCCTTTCCAACGTGGTGTCGGAAACAAAAGACCGGGGTCGAAACTTGCAGTTAGCCTTTCTTCTTTAGAAATATTCAACAGCGGAGACAGTGTTAATTTAGACTCTCTTGTTGAAAAAAAGATCATAAGCGCAAGCGATGCGACAAAAAAAATCAAGATTGTCGCCGGGAAAATCAGCAAAGCACTAAACATTCAGTTACCGACTACACAATCAGCCAAAAAGGAAATTGAGAAGTCCAAAGGGAAAGTAGAGCATGTTTAG
- the rpsE gene encoding 30S ribosomal protein S5 has product MMYEQGEFSEKIVRVSRVSKKTKGGNKIGFSVLVVVGDNKGRVGVGLGKAPEVQAAIRKGVAYAKKHLIEVPMVDGTIPHEVYIKTGAAKLLLKPAYPGTGVIAGGAARAVLEAAGIHDILSKVLGTSNKASNVYATLEALKSLRAVPQKEKKEEKKTEAATDVREKAVVLAKREKKTKKEAKK; this is encoded by the coding sequence ATGATGTACGAACAAGGTGAGTTTAGCGAAAAAATAGTTCGAGTAAGCCGTGTTTCCAAAAAAACTAAAGGTGGAAACAAAATCGGCTTCTCCGTCCTAGTCGTGGTTGGTGACAACAAAGGTAGGGTTGGAGTTGGTTTGGGGAAAGCTCCTGAAGTCCAGGCAGCGATTAGAAAAGGCGTTGCTTACGCGAAAAAGCACTTGATTGAAGTGCCAATGGTGGACGGGACTATTCCTCATGAAGTTTATATAAAAACTGGAGCCGCCAAACTACTTCTCAAACCTGCTTACCCAGGCACCGGAGTAATCGCCGGCGGGGCTGCCCGCGCTGTACTGGAAGCAGCAGGTATTCATGATATCCTTTCCAAGGTCTTGGGTACTTCAAACAAAGCCTCCAATGTTTATGCAACACTCGAAGCATTGAAAAGTTTGCGAGCAGTACCACAAAAAGAAAAGAAAGAAGAAAAGAAAACAGAGGCGGCTACGGATGTTAGGGAAAAAGCTGTTGTTCTTGCTAAAAGAGAAAAGAAAACCAAGAAAGAGGCAAAAAAATGA
- the rpsI gene encoding 30S ribosomal protein S9: MAKAKKEALEKTTEEPEKEKPSKKVEWFGAVGRRKRAVARVRIWLEKNGKITVNEKPAEDYFKGQALKANLKEPLNVVDRVGQLGVSVKVRGGGISSQLGATVHGIANALITFDETLREPLAKKKLLTRDPREKERRKYGFAGKARARKQSPKR, encoded by the coding sequence ATGGCAAAAGCAAAAAAAGAAGCACTAGAAAAAACAACTGAAGAGCCGGAAAAAGAAAAACCAAGCAAGAAAGTTGAGTGGTTTGGTGCGGTGGGAAGACGAAAACGAGCCGTTGCTCGGGTGCGGATTTGGCTAGAAAAGAATGGAAAAATCACCGTCAATGAAAAGCCAGCCGAAGACTATTTTAAGGGTCAGGCTCTGAAAGCAAATTTAAAAGAACCACTCAACGTTGTTGATAGAGTCGGTCAACTTGGCGTCTCAGTAAAAGTACGCGGTGGGGGTATATCCAGCCAGCTTGGAGCAACTGTCCATGGGATTGCCAATGCTTTGATTACTTTTGATGAAACCCTTCGTGAGCCTTTGGCAAAGAAAAAACTTTTGACGCGTGACCCACGAGAAAAAGAAAGACGCAAATACGGTTTTGCTGGAAAAGCTCGCGCCCGCAAACAATCTCCAAAACGATAA
- the rpsD gene encoding 30S ribosomal protein S4, translated as MARYTGPKFRLDRREGTNLFLKGKRSLTKHPISKKGAVPPGQHGNKSSRRKVSDYGIQLREKQKVKRMYGLLERQFRRYYEAAAKKKGATGETLLQNLETRLDNVVYRLGLAASRAQARQLANHGHIRVNEKKVDIPSFATKSGDVISLSEKAQKFELVKEAVEATKDSVPEWLERKALVGRVKTLPSREDIGADINEQLIVEFYSR; from the coding sequence ATGGCACGCTATACTGGACCAAAATTTAGACTGGATCGTCGTGAGGGCACAAACCTTTTCCTAAAGGGAAAAAGAAGTCTCACAAAGCATCCAATTTCAAAAAAAGGGGCTGTTCCTCCGGGACAGCACGGTAATAAATCTAGTCGACGTAAGGTTTCTGATTACGGTATCCAGCTGCGCGAAAAGCAAAAAGTAAAGCGAATGTACGGGCTGCTTGAAAGACAATTTCGACGCTACTACGAAGCAGCGGCCAAGAAAAAAGGCGCAACCGGAGAAACGCTCTTGCAAAACCTTGAGACCAGGCTTGATAATGTTGTTTACCGGCTCGGTTTGGCTGCTTCTCGAGCACAGGCTCGACAACTAGCTAATCATGGGCACATTCGAGTCAATGAAAAAAAGGTTGATATTCCTTCCTTCGCAACCAAAAGCGGAGATGTCATTAGTTTGAGCGAAAAGGCACAAAAGTTTGAATTGGTAAAAGAGGCTGTTGAAGCAACCAAAGACAGTGTTCCCGAATGGTTGGAACGCAAGGCCTTGGTTGGTAGAGTCAAAACTTTGCCCAGCCGAGAAGATATTGGTGCTGACATCAACGAACAGTTGATTGTCGAGTTTTATAGTCGATAA
- the rplF gene encoding 50S ribosomal protein L6 — protein MSKIGKQPVVIPSAVQISLDRGGVSVVGPKGELWQKVPSEVKVEVETGAAKVSVGSEEKRVKALHGLIRSLIANMVQGVSEGFSKTLELSGVGFRATLQGEKLVLSVGYSHQVEIDPPEGIVFLVKENKITVSGIDKQLVGEVAAKIRKVRPAEPYKGKGIKYEGEQIRRKAGKAGKVGTGA, from the coding sequence ATGAGCAAAATTGGCAAACAACCAGTGGTAATACCTAGTGCAGTACAAATAAGCCTTGATCGAGGTGGTGTTAGTGTTGTGGGGCCAAAGGGAGAGCTTTGGCAGAAAGTTCCTTCTGAAGTCAAAGTCGAGGTTGAAACAGGTGCTGCCAAAGTAAGTGTTGGTAGTGAAGAGAAAAGAGTCAAAGCACTTCATGGTTTGATACGTAGCTTGATCGCCAATATGGTTCAAGGGGTTTCTGAGGGTTTTTCAAAGACACTCGAGCTTTCCGGAGTTGGCTTTCGGGCCACCTTGCAAGGAGAGAAATTAGTTCTTTCAGTTGGTTATTCCCACCAAGTTGAAATAGACCCACCGGAAGGGATCGTCTTTTTGGTCAAAGAAAACAAAATTACTGTATCAGGGATAGACAAGCAATTGGTTGGTGAGGTAGCCGCAAAAATCCGCAAAGTCCGGCCAGCAGAACCTTATAAAGGCAAGGGAATTAAATATGAGGGTGAGCAAATCCGTCGTAAGGCTGGTAAGGCCGGAAAAGTAGGAACTGGAGCCTAA
- the infA gene encoding translation initiation factor IF-1 codes for MMASENIEITGKVVENMPNTLFRVEVDKTAPEVLAGKVITAHLAGKMRMHYIRILPGDKVRVEITPYDLTKGRIVYRDR; via the coding sequence ATTATGGCTAGTGAAAATATTGAAATAACTGGAAAAGTAGTTGAGAATATGCCCAATACTCTTTTTCGAGTGGAAGTTGATAAGACTGCTCCTGAGGTGTTGGCAGGAAAAGTGATCACGGCTCATTTGGCCGGTAAGATGAGAATGCATTACATTCGAATTTTGCCTGGTGACAAAGTACGGGTTGAGATCACACCCTACGATCTAACCAAAGGCAGAATTGTCTATCGGGATCGTTAA
- a CDS encoding type Z 30S ribosomal protein S14, protein MARTAMIVKSKRTAKFTTRQHNRCLVCGRSRAYIRKFGLCRICFRNLAHQGNLPGVVKASW, encoded by the coding sequence ATGGCAAGAACAGCAATGATCGTAAAATCAAAAAGAACGGCAAAGTTTACAACCCGGCAACACAATCGGTGCTTGGTCTGTGGACGTTCTCGAGCCTACATACGAAAATTTGGCCTTTGCCGGATTTGTTTTAGAAATTTAGCTCACCAGGGAAACTTACCAGGTGTGGTAAAGGCTAGTTGGTAA
- the rplE gene encoding 50S ribosomal protein L5 gives MLKEIYEKEIKEKLTKQFDYKNPMSVPKLSKVTINVGFGKVAADQKAVEAIQTDLVKITGQKPSLRAARAAIASFKIRKGQLIGAKVTLRGKRMWDFVEKMTRIVLPRVRDFRGIAASSFDENGNYTLGFKEKTVFPEIEYTKGDSQSGMEITLTTTTKNKEEAMSLLENLGFPFRKVS, from the coding sequence ATGTTAAAAGAAATCTACGAAAAAGAAATAAAGGAAAAACTTACCAAACAGTTTGACTACAAAAACCCAATGAGTGTGCCCAAACTCTCAAAGGTGACAATTAATGTTGGATTTGGTAAAGTAGCTGCCGATCAAAAAGCAGTTGAGGCGATTCAAACTGATTTGGTGAAGATCACCGGACAAAAGCCTTCTTTAAGAGCTGCTCGAGCAGCGATCGCGTCATTCAAAATTCGTAAAGGGCAGCTGATTGGAGCAAAAGTCACCCTGCGGGGAAAAAGGATGTGGGACTTTGTTGAAAAAATGACACGGATTGTTTTGCCTCGAGTCCGTGACTTCCGTGGCATCGCGGCTAGCAGTTTTGATGAGAATGGGAACTATACTCTAGGGTTTAAGGAAAAGACAGTCTTTCCTGAGATTGAGTACACCAAAGGGGATAGCCAATCAGGAATGGAAATTACCCTGACGACAACGACAAAAAATAAAGAAGAAGCGATGAGTTTGTTGGAAAACCTAGGTTTTCCATTCAGAAAGGTAAGTTGA
- the rplQ gene encoding 50S ribosomal protein L17, whose product MRKFGRNTNQRKALFRSLAVSLILHEKIETTQAKAKAVRPILEKLITKAKKADIHSRRQVAGSLGNPNAVAKMFDLVGPKFKTRPGGYLRITKLNPRFGDRAKMAKIEFVEEVSAPNKVKKTEEVVEAKKETKTTKVKKTTPAKAQVSKDGTKKERKTSKK is encoded by the coding sequence ATGAGAAAGTTTGGCCGCAACACAAATCAAAGAAAAGCCTTATTTAGGAGCTTAGCTGTTTCTTTGATTCTTCATGAGAAGATCGAGACAACACAAGCTAAGGCTAAGGCGGTCAGACCAATCCTTGAAAAACTGATAACAAAAGCAAAAAAAGCAGACATTCACTCTCGCCGCCAAGTCGCGGGTTCACTAGGGAATCCCAACGCAGTTGCCAAAATGTTTGATCTGGTGGGACCCAAATTCAAAACCCGACCAGGAGGTTATCTTCGTATCACCAAACTTAACCCCCGTTTCGGGGATAGGGCAAAAATGGCAAAAATAGAATTTGTCGAAGAGGTTTCTGCTCCAAACAAAGTGAAGAAGACTGAGGAAGTGGTAGAGGCTAAGAAAGAAACAAAAACAACCAAGGTAAAGAAAACAACGCCAGCCAAAGCGCAGGTAAGCAAAGATGGAACAAAAAAAGAAAGAAAAACAAGTAAAAAGTAA
- the rpsM gene encoding 30S ribosomal protein S13: MARIAGIELPNNKKIVFSLPYIYGIGPTLAKKVVETAKIDPDKRVKDLSEEELSKIQKAVEQIPVEGDLRRMVGQNIRRLEDIGTYRGLRHRKSLPVRGQRTKSNSRTKRGKRVTIGAMKKEVLVKMEQAATTTAKKETK, from the coding sequence ATGGCCAGAATAGCTGGAATTGAACTGCCAAACAACAAAAAAATAGTTTTTTCTTTACCTTACATCTATGGTATCGGTCCGACGCTGGCCAAAAAAGTTGTCGAAACAGCTAAAATCGACCCAGACAAGCGAGTCAAAGATTTATCGGAAGAAGAGCTTTCCAAGATCCAAAAAGCAGTTGAGCAAATTCCAGTTGAGGGGGACCTGCGAAGAATGGTTGGGCAAAACATCCGCCGTTTGGAGGACATAGGTACTTACCGTGGTTTAAGACATAGAAAAAGCCTACCAGTTCGAGGACAAAGAACAAAAAGTAACTCAAGAACAAAACGAGGTAAAAGAGTAACAATTGGAGCGATGAAGAAAGAAGTTTTGGTAAAGATGGAACAGGCCGCCACCACAACGGCAAAAAAGGAAACTAAATAA
- the secY gene encoding preprotein translocase subunit SecY — translation MFRLLTDIWKTPDLRQKILFTLGIIVLFRLAAHVPIPGVDLNALRSLVSGNQILQLLDLFSGGTLFNFSIIALGLNPYINASIIMQLLGVVVPQIEALQKEGEYGRQKINQYTRYLTVPIAIVQSYGVIVFLQRSGGGVLLNLNLIELVTIMATLVAGTIMLMWLGELITEQGIGNGISILIFAGIVGRLPVTLLQTKEILTPDNLLTIGLVVALGIILIVGVIIGNEGQRQILIQYARRIRGNRLYGGQTTHLPIRINQAGVIPIIFAVSIILVPGMLGTFFATSQNHQVANIAKFVRDLFNDSSYFYSGIYFVLVLAFTYVYTSIVFNPVKVADEIKKYGGFIPGIRPGKATSDYLNFIATRLTLVGGSFLGVVAVMPFIITNISHVSTLAFGGTGLLIVISVILETSKQLESQLIMRSYEGFLNR, via the coding sequence ATGTTTAGACTGCTGACCGACATTTGGAAAACTCCCGACCTGCGGCAAAAGATACTTTTTACTCTTGGGATCATCGTCCTATTCCGCCTAGCAGCCCACGTTCCTATACCCGGTGTTGATCTTAATGCTTTGAGAAGCTTGGTGAGTGGAAATCAAATTTTACAGCTGCTGGATCTTTTCTCAGGGGGTACTTTGTTTAACTTTTCAATAATCGCCTTGGGATTGAATCCGTACATCAATGCTTCCATCATAATGCAGCTCTTGGGGGTAGTCGTTCCACAAATAGAAGCTTTACAAAAAGAAGGCGAGTACGGACGACAAAAAATCAATCAGTACACGCGCTACCTGACGGTGCCAATTGCTATTGTTCAATCCTACGGAGTGATAGTCTTTTTGCAAAGATCAGGTGGCGGAGTTTTGCTGAACTTAAATCTAATCGAACTGGTGACTATCATGGCGACTTTGGTTGCTGGGACAATCATGTTGATGTGGCTAGGAGAGCTAATAACCGAACAAGGTATTGGAAACGGTATCTCAATTTTAATTTTCGCTGGTATCGTTGGTCGGTTGCCAGTTACTCTGCTGCAAACCAAAGAGATTTTGACGCCGGACAACCTTCTTACCATTGGCTTGGTCGTAGCTTTGGGAATCATTTTAATTGTTGGGGTTATCATTGGTAATGAAGGACAGAGGCAAATCTTGATTCAATACGCCCGTCGTATTCGGGGGAACCGACTCTACGGAGGCCAGACTACTCACTTACCGATTCGTATTAACCAAGCTGGTGTCATCCCAATTATTTTTGCAGTTTCAATCATTTTGGTCCCAGGGATGTTGGGGACCTTTTTTGCTACTTCTCAAAACCACCAGGTCGCGAATATCGCAAAGTTTGTCAGAGACTTGTTCAACGATAGCAGCTATTTTTATAGTGGTATTTACTTTGTTTTGGTCTTAGCTTTTACTTACGTTTATACCTCGATTGTCTTTAATCCAGTCAAAGTTGCTGACGAAATCAAAAAATACGGTGGTTTTATACCTGGAATTCGTCCCGGAAAAGCAACTTCAGACTACCTAAACTTTATTGCTACCCGTCTGACTTTGGTTGGTGGTAGTTTTCTTGGTGTTGTGGCGGTAATGCCTTTTATTATTACCAATATCAGTCACGTAAGTACTCTTGCTTTTGGTGGAACGGGACTTTTAATTGTCATTTCTGTCATACTTGAAACTTCAAAACAACTTGAGTCGCAGTTGATCATGCGATCCTATGAAGGCTTTTTAAACAGATAA
- the map gene encoding type I methionyl aminopeptidase, which yields MAYLKTKEEIKTMAEAGRIAAKALGEIEKHIKSGVTGLALDKTAQEVIKKEGAKPSFMTVEDYQYSICVTENELVVHGIPTAVAFKEGDIVGIDIGALYQGFHSDMAETFAVGRVSAEVQNFLKTGKEALNKAIAQAKVGNRVGDISSTIQTTVEKAGYSVVKELVGHGVGTALHEDPLVPGIGKKETGPVLKEGMVIAIEVIYNQGKGPVVLLEDGWTIASRDGSLSGLFERTVAITKKGPVVLTQ from the coding sequence ATGGCTTATTTGAAAACTAAAGAAGAAATAAAAACTATGGCAGAGGCCGGTCGAATTGCCGCCAAAGCTTTAGGTGAAATAGAAAAGCACATTAAAAGTGGTGTGACGGGTCTCGCTCTTGACAAGACCGCTCAGGAAGTCATAAAAAAAGAAGGTGCAAAACCCTCTTTCATGACCGTTGAGGACTATCAGTATAGTATTTGTGTGACTGAAAACGAATTGGTAGTTCACGGAATTCCCACTGCGGTAGCTTTTAAAGAGGGAGACATAGTAGGAATTGATATTGGAGCACTTTACCAAGGGTTTCACTCCGACATGGCAGAGACCTTCGCAGTTGGGAGAGTTTCAGCAGAGGTCCAGAATTTCTTAAAGACAGGAAAGGAAGCTCTGAACAAGGCAATTGCCCAGGCAAAGGTTGGTAACAGAGTGGGGGACATCAGCTCAACCATCCAAACAACTGTTGAGAAAGCAGGGTATTCTGTAGTAAAAGAGCTGGTGGGTCATGGTGTTGGGACAGCCTTGCATGAAGATCCTTTGGTTCCAGGTATTGGAAAGAAGGAGACTGGACCGGTTCTGAAAGAAGGTATGGTGATTGCGATTGAGGTGATTTACAACCAAGGGAAGGGGCCGGTTGTTCTTTTAGAGGATGGCTGGACTATTGCAAGCCGTGACGGAAGTTTGTCGGGTCTTTTTGAAAGAACAGTCGCGATTACCAAAAAAGGACCTGTAGTGTTGACCCAGTAG